In the Fimbriiglobus ruber genome, AGGGCGAACTCAGGGAGGCTTGTGAGGCGATCGTCGGGGCGGCCGAGGCCGGAGATCTCGCGGGCCAAGCGGCAAAAAACACTGCATTTCACAGGCTAATCGTGGAAGCTTCCGGTAACGGGGTGTTGCTCCGACTGTGGGACTCGTTGGCGTTCGAGACCAGGACGCGGGTGAGGATGAATCGACCCGGTGCAGATCTCGTCAGGGACGCCCAGACGCACCGGCCGATCGTGGACGCTTTCGAAAAAGGCGACGGTAAGACGGCCGGCAAACTCCTCCGCGAACATGCCGAATCGTTCGCCCCGTCCGAGGACGAAGCGGGTGCGGGCTGATGTCGGGCGTTGGAAGGATGCCGACCTGACGGCAGAATGCCGAGATGCCGGCAGTTTTTTCGGCACTTGGCGCGTTCTGCTTGTGTCACTGAAGATGGGCAGAAGGTTCGGGCAGGTGTCCCCGGGCTCCCGTCCGGGTCTACGCCCGGGCGGGAGCCCGGGGACACCGGGGGCTGGTTTCCTGCCTGTCACGATTGGGCTTACACCCAGCGCCCAACACGCGGCCTAACGAAACGCGGCCGCCGTCGGGCGTTCCCGACGGCGGCCGCGTTTTCAGGACTCCGTTCGCGTCTGTCTTAACCGGCCACGACCGTCTGTCGCGCTCGCGCTTCTTCTTTTCGGGCCAGCCGGTGTTCGAGCGCCGCACCGATGAAGTCGCGGAAGAGCGGGTGGGATTGTGTGGGCTTCGACTTGAACTCGGGGTGGCTCTGGACGGCCACGAACCACGGGTGGTTCGGCAACTCGATGACTTCGACCAATGATCCGTCCGGGCTGGTCCCCGAGATCAGCAGGCCGGCCGCTTCGAGCCGCTCGCGGTAGTCGTTATTCACCTCGTACCGGTGCCGGTGCCGTTCGGAAATCAGAGTGGATCGGAAGGCGGCGTGGGCCCGGCAGCCCGGCGTCAGTTTGCAGTCGTAAGCCCCGAGCCGCATCGTACCGCCGATCTGGGTGATCTTCCGTTGGGCGTCCAGCAGGCAGACGACCGGGTCAGGGGTTTCCTTGTTGAACTCGGTCGAGTTCGCGTCCGCCAGGCCGAGGACGTTGCGGGCGAACTCGATCGTCGCGCACTGGAGGCCGAGGCAGATGCCGAAGAAGGGGATGTTGTTCTCGCGGGCGAACTTGATCGCCTCGATCTTCCCCGGCGTGCCCCGTTTGTCGAACCCGCCGGGGACGAGAATCCCGTCGACGTTGCTCAGGAGTTTCGCCGCGCCTTCCTGCTCGACCTTCTCGGCCTCAAACCGCGCGACCTTGATCTTGGCGTGGTGCGCGATGCCGGCGTGATCGAGTGCCTCGTAAACGGACTTGTACGCGTCGCGGTGCCGGACGTACTTGCCGACGAAGGCGATCGTCACCTCGTTGGTGGGCGTCCGCATGCGCTCCAGCATCAATTCCCAATCGGCGATTTCGAGTGGCCGCGCAGTCAGGTTCAGTTTTTCGATGATCAGCTCGTCCATCTTTTTGTGGACGAAGCTGAGCGGGACTTCGTAAATGCTGAATTCCTTGTCTTTCTCCTCGAAAACCGCCCGCCGCTCGACGTTGCACATGAGGGCGATCTTGTCGCACTCGTCCTTGGGGATGTCCTTCTCGGTCCGGCAGATCAGAATGTCCGGCTGAATCCCGATCGCCCGCAGTTCGCGGACGCTGTGTTGCGTCGGCTTGGTCTTCAACTCGCCTGCTGCCTTCAGATAGGGAACCAGCGTCAGGTGGATGAACTGGCAGTTCGCCTTGCCCACGTCGAGCGCGAACTGGCGGATGGCCTCGAAATACGGCATCGCCTCGATGTCGCCGACGGTCCCGCCGATCTCGGTGATGACCACGTCCACGTCCGGCGTGACCAGCTTGCGGATGCACGACTTGATCTCGTCCGTCACGTGCGGGATCACCTGGACGGTCTTCCCGCGGTAGTCGCCATTGCGTTCTTTGTTGATGATCGAGAGGTAGATCTTGCCGGTCGTGTAGTTGCAGTCGCGGTCGAGGTGGGCGTTGGTGAACCGCTCATAGTGGCCGAGGTCGAGGTCGGTTTCGGCCCCGTCGTCGAGGACGTACACTTCGCCGTGCTGGTACGGGCTCATGGTCCCGGGGTCGACGTTGATGTACGGGTCGAACTTCTGCATCCGGACTTTGAGCCCGCGCCTTTCCAGTAGCATACCGATCGACGCCGAGGTGAGCCCCTTTCCGAGGGAACTGACCACGCCGCCGGTCACGAAAATATGCTTCGCCATATTGCGGGAACCTTGCCAGCGGGGGGGGAGTAGTTTCGACCGGGGTGTGCGGGGCGGACGGTCGCGGTGCCCCTCCCTCACTATATCGGAATCGTGCCGGGCGACCAACGAAACGGCCGGATCGGTCGCCGAGCGTTCGGTAACCGCGGACGGGTTGTGACAACGGGGTGTCACTCGCTTGCGGCATAGTTCAAGCCGCGCGGCCCACAATCCCGCGGACGCCGTCGACAAATGCGTCGTAGTCGGCCGGCGTGTCGACCCCGTGGTGGGCGTGCGGGACGACGCCGACGCGGATCACACCGCCCATCCCGAGTACGCGCAGCTGCTCCAGTTTCTCCGTTCGCTCCAGCGGGTGGGGTGGGGTGGTCGCGAGGCGGAGCAGCGTATCCCGCCGGTAGGCGTAGACGCCG is a window encoding:
- a CDS encoding GntR family transcriptional regulator, whose amino-acid sequence is MSVHKDSVRDQVRRTLTERILSGVYRPGDRLVELQIARELGTSQGSIREALRELEASRVVETEPHRGTRVRVVSPREMREAYLVRGVLEQTAAATAAPVFRGNKGELREACEAIVGAAEAGDLAGQAAKNTAFHRLIVEASGNGVLLRLWDSLAFETRTRVRMNRPGADLVRDAQTHRPIVDAFEKGDGKTAGKLLREHAESFAPSEDEAGAG
- a CDS encoding CTP synthase, with the translated sequence MAKHIFVTGGVVSSLGKGLTSASIGMLLERRGLKVRMQKFDPYINVDPGTMSPYQHGEVYVLDDGAETDLDLGHYERFTNAHLDRDCNYTTGKIYLSIINKERNGDYRGKTVQVIPHVTDEIKSCIRKLVTPDVDVVITEIGGTVGDIEAMPYFEAIRQFALDVGKANCQFIHLTLVPYLKAAGELKTKPTQHSVRELRAIGIQPDILICRTEKDIPKDECDKIALMCNVERRAVFEEKDKEFSIYEVPLSFVHKKMDELIIEKLNLTARPLEIADWELMLERMRTPTNEVTIAFVGKYVRHRDAYKSVYEALDHAGIAHHAKIKVARFEAEKVEQEGAAKLLSNVDGILVPGGFDKRGTPGKIEAIKFARENNIPFFGICLGLQCATIEFARNVLGLADANSTEFNKETPDPVVCLLDAQRKITQIGGTMRLGAYDCKLTPGCRAHAAFRSTLISERHRHRYEVNNDYRERLEAAGLLISGTSPDGSLVEVIELPNHPWFVAVQSHPEFKSKPTQSHPLFRDFIGAALEHRLARKEEARARQTVVAG